Genomic DNA from Stigmatopora argus isolate UIUO_Sarg chromosome 13, RoL_Sarg_1.0, whole genome shotgun sequence:
CGATGGCGACCCTCAGGCCCTCCAGCGCGCCCATCACGGCCTGGATAACGTGAGGCGACGTCTCAAACACATTGGGCCACACGTAGTTTAGCAAGTGGTTGAGTGAATCCTCGCAGCCAAAACCGTAAACTCCCAGGGACATGTGCTGGACCACAGCGCTGGCGGTTTGTCGGTGGACTAGATCTCTGTCGAAACAGAGGcaagaaaccattttttttacctgacattttttttaggtggtCAGACTTGAAAAAGGAATTAATCCTTACTTAACTCATATCCAGTCAATGATGGTATTAGGTGAATAATCGCAATGAGTGaagtaatgttttttaatgtaatttttttcccctcacacacttgtttaattaaaacaaaaattggaaAGGAAAAACAGTAACAGGATATTTTCTTTAACCACTAGTAAATtagacattttaaatgaataaaaaaaatctttgtttttattatgcttatttttgtaataattaaaaagtcaagtgatcttttttttttgtctctaacaatatatatttaaaatgaacatacaaacattcacacagagcCTTTCCTCACAGTCAAAGGCACGCAATAAAAAggcattaaaatttgtttttcaacattttatgaACTTCTTTGTTAACAAAGAAATTTActgaaaaaatacccaaaatacattattgattacatattcattttccacgccacttatcctcacgtgGATCGCGGGGTGTGATCGAGCCtatgccagtcaatcgcagcattatttattaataatctAAAAAAGATATACAACtataatttataataataataatgttgtaTAATGTCAGTCTGACTTTTGGACATCCTCTGTTATATGTCATGTGGACCACACAAATGTTAATATCATTGTGGCCAGCATTATTCAAAATGTGATGTCTATGATGTGGACAGCAGGtccctaattttttttttttttaattgccaaaACTAGTCACTTCCCCTCTAAGTCGACACAAAACTTGAACCTCCAACATTAACAATATTCACCTGTCCATAAGTGCGTCCTCAAGAAGTGGGGTGACAGCGTAGATGTAATCCTTGCCCATCTCGCCAATGTACTCAAACAAGAAGGACAGCGACTTGAGCACACCGTTCTGCACGTTGAGCTCGGGCACTCGGTACTCGTTCATGAGCGCGGGCAAGACGGTGAAGGGTGAACACGTCTCGGCCACAATAGCGATTGCCACCGTGGTGCACACGCGGTTCTGACGCTCCTGCACTTTCAAGTTGTTGAGCAAAGTGGCCAAGACGTCGTGTGGGCTGTGAGAAGCAAGAAGAATGATTGCTCAATCAGTATATGTGAATTTAGAATATCGGGATGATAAAAATGTGCCCACTTCATCACAACGAGATTCTGCATTCTTCTGTATGGACTAATCATGGGCAAAACCTTTAGATTGTGGAATGTGCAGAACTGGTTTTGCTAAAAGGTTACATCGTTGCATCTGCATGGCTTTAAGTCCATTGTGCTATTTATTACATGTCAcaaatcagtgtttcccaaccttttttgagctacGGCACActatttgcattgaaaaaaaatctcaagggacaccaccatctgaaaatcttttcatttaaaactatgtcgcctatattaacaatagccattctcatcaaagttttatcagcaggaatcacataaaccgccaaaattattccaaaatctattttttcacactgacttaatgtcaccaaaagtggaTGTTTACGGACCCTGAACAAcatccggttcgagtgatggaaaaataaatcatgtaatgtttttaattgcataattTAATGAATGtcctccaaatattacttaaatcgcctaatattaagcaaaaaaaaaagtgctcacaCCAAGTTgatgccttagaaaccaaacaacttccgtccggttcatgttagagaaaaatacaatttgaatcttgtaatatgtaatctataatttaacgttcatcatattttgattttaaccttgtaatagttaaattttaatctcgttatattctaGCAATCATTGTAACATATGAAGGCACTCACCCAATAGCCTTGGCGATATAGCCAAATGTGTTGACGGTGGCTCTGCGAATAGCCTTTTTGTGAGCCTTGAGAAGCTCCAGCAACTCAAAACAAATCCTCATCCACTCTCTGGCAGACACATACTCAGCACCCCTGGAATGCAATGAGTAAATTAACAGAGAAAAAACTTTAGGTCGTCTCCCACATAGTGGAGGACATAGTGTTTTTGTGAATACAGCATGTTTACCTGTCCGCTATCCTGCCCACAAGATCAATGCAATTCTCTTGCACTTTTTCATGTCTGTTCTTCAAGATTGGAGTCAAGCGAGGAAGTAGATCTTTGATGGGGGGAGTCATCTTGTGCATGCCTGCAAAATGGCAAACGCTCTTAGTGGATTCCACAAATGAGGGAAGATCATAgtcatgttttcatttcaatttaaacTTTTAACAGTGACATCCGACTTATGTGGAAATTTGTGTTACGTCGCTAACGTCAGAACAAAACTCGTTCGTAACTCAAGGATTACTTGTGGCAGTGACAAACATACCAATTACGTTTACAATGGCCTTCAATGCACCCAGGATGCTGCCCAGAACTTCAGGGTATTCTTCTCCTAGGTATTCATACAGTACTACACCCAAGTGGCCCATCAGCTTCTCCTGCAGATGCAGACACGGggtaattaattatttaattaataaaaggGACATCTAACAGTAATTCCGAGGCTTTTCAACAGACCTCTTGGCAGGTCTTCATGACCACTGCAGTACGTGAGATGAGGTCGGCGGCCTGCTGACGCACTTTGGCCGACTTGTTATTGAGACGCCACAGCACTGTACCGCAAATCTGCGGTAGGTAGGGCTTGACGCGCTTGCCGAGGGCGTTTACCACCGTGCCGAAGCCATTCAGCATCACTGAATCCTGCAGAGTAAAGTGGATCCGGTGAGAGGAACTTTGGTGAGTGTCGAATGATGGTATAGCGAAGTCGCGCTCACCTCTGTAGTTTGCTCCTGGAAGGCGTACAGGATGCCGTCGATCAGCTGCTCTTCCAGCTTGTGGTCAATGTCGGCAGCGCCCAAGTTGCCCATAATCTTCTCGATGGTCTCCATTACCATTTTGCGGTATTGCTCTGCTTCGTCTTTCAGGTCGTCCACGATACGAGAAATTATTTCTGCGGCTCCCACTTTATTGGCCAATTCCACTGTTGTGTCCACTAACTGTATTTAGTGGGGGGAAAAGATAGCCTTTGAATTAGATTGCTAATTGTCAGACGATACAGTAAAGCAATTTGCCAATTATCAGATTTTTGGGCAGAACTTATCCACTGTTAATTGCTGAAAAGTCAGCTTTCTTCATTTGTGCTTAAATGTCTTTCCTATTTAGGTGCCAGACCTTGTTTTCCCTGTAGGGTAcggtgttatttaaaaaaaaaaaaatttgtcaTCTACATGTTTAAATACTTTTAACCTTTTTCAGATCGTCATTTATAGTTGTCTATATAAGATGTACTTAAATATTAGTAGATTGAAAAGTATTTGAATAATCAATTATCAAATAATTTCAAAACTACACTGTTATGGTTGAATCAGTGGTTCTCAACCTTGGTTTGATCAAACCCTAGTGTTTCGGTGAATCGGTccaaatcaggggtgtcaaatcggtcctcaaagggccgcagtgggtgcaggttttctttccaactcaacaagaggatagtttttgcaagtgtaatcagttaattaaagtcaggtgctacttattttagaagacacctgattggttaaaatgtcggcactggatcggttggaacaaagaccaggacccactgcggcccaagCGGAATCGGtgtgacacccctggtctaaagggttcggtggagcctctgcggCGGAGATCACGACACACTGACTAATGTCTACACGCGATGACTGCCGCACTTGGCCATcattggctgcagatgatcatgtgacattgctCGGCCAATCAATACTGCAAGGAATTTAGTGCACTCAGGAGTGTCCAACGTTAATGTCATTGTAATATGtcgtgccattgatggcgatagacgtccaattcattatacagcaataccttgaaatacgagtgccccaacatacgagcaattttagatacgagtaagataccaagcaaatatttgcctttagatacgagacaaattttgagatacgagcatgcgAAACAGctaggtggccgagacgcgagaggctgcttatgataacagctcactgtctttctcgccgcatctctctcatgcaaagatctctacgagcactgggcgaagcgttgcatttttccccgtgttttttttttgcgttagtcagtgcaggattaagggaaaaacaatgtgtccaaagcaagccagtgcaatgaagggtagtgcgaagaaaagacgtatgatgacaatcgatattaagcctgaaataatccaaaaacatgagtggtgtatGTGTGACAGAGCTGGTTagtgcacaaggtttaaatttagtgtgacGTAAgattaaactttttaaaatgtgtgtctataggaatctaagtttatttaagttaaatttaaaatgtgttatgtttcaagcgcatccgtcaagtctctctctttcactctctctctgtctctctccgcgttgtactgaataacgTCTcaatttagtattaaacatcatgacCACTAgtaatttgttactctgttagtagatggtgaattacaacaaaaaaaaacatgtttttccattgtaatatcctgttttttggtgttttggtctttctcgccacatctccctcgtgcaaagaaaAAAGGAGGCTATAGTACTACCTGTGGGCTTCCACTTATGCGAGTGCTTACCTGTCTGTAATTACGTCTGTCCAAAGCCATTCTGTGTTGCCAGAAGTGCTTGAAGAAAGGGGGCAGGATTTCAGTCTTGATGTAGTTGGCCTCCACACCATCAGTGCCACAGCACTGCTTCACCACCTACAAGATGAGACACGGGTGTGCTGGTCAGAAGAtgataaaacatgtttatgtccCCAACGGGTTGCAGTTTGAGAACAGAGAAGACACTTGTCAACTTTGCTAATTCTCATGTTGGGAATTAATGTAGCGAACTACTAGCCCTGATTCAACCACGTACAGGTAGAACAGGCGAGAATGAGTCGcagcagtttttaaaagaaggtgcgttgaaattaaaaaaatgaaaatgatgtaATTTTATGTTGAAAACAAATTTGGCACGCAATTCTGTCTGTTTAGACAAACAGCACATAATTAGTCCATCCAAacaattatatttatttcatgCCACTTTTGGATAATTTTGCATCCAAAATACGACCTGCTATCTTTTTCCTAGTAATTTCCTGTGGTATTTTATAGCACCTTTAAATTTCCATGTCACGCTACTCTTTTTACCTTGAGAACAATCTTTTTCATCTCTTCGTCAGGCGACTGGAACTCTCGAATGAGGATTAACATCACCTCTCGTGTATAGTAGTTGGCATACTCAGCATCCATCAAAGGGATCAAGTAGCCAATAGCTTTAAGGAAGGCGGCCAAACCCTGGAATCCGGAAGAAAAAGAAACCGTTATTATTACATTATATCTTCCAGTGCCATTGTTGATGAAAAATGTTCCATCATGTGCCTGTTTTCATTCTTCTGCTGTAAATTCGAATTAGTTTTTATCTAGTCGGTATCCATCCGTTTGAACAGAGGAGGGGATCATACATTTTTTCATTCGCTTTCAGCTCgccccaattcaaatggatcggacgtcaacTACCATCaagccaaagagttaaaaataaaactgaacaTTGAATGCTTCACTCACCTTTCCCCTGTGTTGCCTAATACCCTTCCAGAGAGGCTTGAGCACAGAGTCAAAGGATTCGATACCATACGGTGTGGCAGCTTCAGCCAAAGCCGCAATGGCCAAGGCGCTGATTGTTCTCACTTTCTGCTGCTCATCCACCAAACCTGCACCAGCCAAGCCAAAGACAATGAGTAAGTTtaggtttgttttcatttgggaaaaaaaaaaaatacaaattataatTTCTATGATATAAACTGATCGCAACCAATCGCAAAAATAAGTATCAAAATACTCTTTTGTGGCTGTTTAACTGTCACAGGAGTCAATTTGTATTAGAGTGCCACTGACCGTGCTCAATAATCTCAACCAAGCTGCGAAGGTGAGGCAAGATGGCGCAGCCCATGAGGATGGCGATCTGCTGCACAATCTTGATTCCAGTGTGCCGCGCCTGCCACGACTTTTTGCTTTTACATACGGCTTTCAGAAAGGGCAGCAGGGAGGGGATGCCCAATGCGGACGCCACTACGGCAAAGGCCCTGGCCGTGGTGTTTCTCACGTACTCGTCCATGTTGTCAATGTCCGGACGCATGGTGGAGATCATGGTTGCCAAGCCAGCAGCCTGGGAACGCACAAGAATGCAAGTGGTCAGGGAAGGTTTAGATTCTCAATCTAAAGTACATTTTTCCACAGCCACATAACATTAAACGATTTCAGCCTAGGTTACCTTGGCCAAATTGGAGATGATCTCTCTGCCTTCTACTCTGGCGTAATAGTCCTCGTCAATCAGCAGGGGCTCGATCACCACCAAGATCTTGGGGGGGAATTGACAGTTAACTTTTGCACATCAAATCCACTGCTTAAGAGACTTGGCGACTACAACACCTTATGAACGTAGGGTCGAACAAGGTCATCCAGTTTGTAGAGAATACGATCAATAACTTTCACTAGCAAGTGGCGTTCTTGGTCCTCAAGTGTGGGAGACATGAGCAGTGGTAAAATCTGGTTGAACAGGGGTCCTGCTCCAAACTCACGAGCTTTGTCTGTGATCTGACGCAGGGCCGCCTACGACAGAGAGGGTTAAATAATGGTTTAAATTAGCACATGATTGTTTGCTGCTCCGAACAACAGCATTTGGCACCACACAAAAGAAGCAGAAGTCCTTGCACTACGTAGTTCAATCTTGTATTCCTTTAGAACGTTTGATCTGAGATGTAAGAAGTGACAGGAAGCAGTACTGGATCGGACAGCAATTGTGAAAAAGCTGTCGTTTTGAAGCAAAAATTGTTCATTTGCCACAAACAATTTCCCTGTGATGCCACTACAGAAAAATggcaaaactaaaattaaacatagcaataaatgtgtttttcatttttaacaccacGGGTAAGGGACCTGACTCGCCCCCACAATATGAATTTACCCTGGATTCAATATCTTAATGTTTCTACAGTTGTCAAGTCTGTAAAGCTAACCACTCTCAACTGCCATATTTACTAATATTGAACAGATTCATATTTTTCTACAGAAACTACATTCAGTTATTTGGTGAAAACTCCCTTCTGTTTTTTAGGGGCTAATAGAAAGGAAATTTTGTCGAGGGAGTGACACAACTGAACTGTGTTAGTGGTAACAGTTGAgagattgtgtgttgtgctccTTTGCAAGCATGGGCCTATATTAACTCTCACAGGATTTGGCGGAGCTCTGTTCATTTACTTCAGGCACCTGCCAATCTCCTTTGCAAGCTGATGATTATATTGCAAGCTGTGGTGTACACTCCAAAAATAGTTAATTTCTACAAGTTTCTGTGCTATCCAATAGCTTTCCTTTTTAAAACCTGGGTAACCGTCAAACTGTTTATTGTCACCTGCCAACTAATTTCAATGGCTGCTGGCAAGAAAACCCATCATGAAAAGGAGGGGTACCCACCTTCCTCATGGGTGGAGTTCCATTTTTAATCTTCAGCAACAgcttcattatttttctttctttttgttcttcAGGGCTCAACGTGGACTCATCCACCTCAACCTGACATGAATACATTCAGACTAGTTTAATAATCAGAACGGCAAGACAGGTGGATCACATGATGCTACAAtgttctcaccagcagtttgtCAAAATACTGGATGTCATCAGGTTTGAGGAAAGGGAGGTTGCCAGAGGGCTGGTCATTCATCTGTTTGGTGGTACGGTCCTCCACTTGCATGTGGAAGCCCGTCATTCCTCCGATGGGTGTAGGCGTTGCAGAGAGCTTGCGGGCCGGTGTGCGGATGGGCACATAGCCTGCTGGTGGAGGCAAAACCTACGTGGAACAGTAAATAGAATCATGCTTATTTGGAAAACCACAATACATAAATCACCGTCTTTTAGTCACGGGGCACTCTGTGTCCCACTCGTAAAATTATAAATGAATGCTACCTGATCAACACTCACCCAAAAACTACTGGTAAAATGTTATACATGGTAATATGCACCatttccgcgtataagccgcaccctaaagtggccttaaaatcgtcaaatttttacaatttctcgcgtataagccgcccccgattcactCAAACTCAATAATTTCAATAATCATACTACAACTGACCCCAAAAATAGTACTATTAGAAGATCTAAAAAGGCCAAGTATAATAAGATGTTTGCGATAGAAAGACAAAAGAGGACAATTTTCAAAGGAGTCATCTTCCAATTCACatgaatgcactttttttttattacatgcaTTGATTTTTCAGGAATATATTTGGGTATTGTTGTAAAACTATATTTGCGCCACTCAAATTTTATGTCGAATATCTGCATTTTGGATGATCGACACTTCAGTGCATCATCTGAGCGTGAACCCGGAAATGTATTTTAGCAAATTCAGAGTGGAATGGAAGTGAGGCCGATTGTGACTTCTGGTGGTGATGGGAATCACAAATTGTTTCTATCAATTTTGGAGCCACTTGTTGACCAATCACTTGAAACATGTTCATCCCCTGGCTAACACACACCCCACCAGCAAGTTCAAAGTGTGTCACAGAGAGATTCTTGCTCATTATAGAGCAGAAGGAGAAGATGGAAAAGAGTAGGGTATTTAACAACTGTGCACATACCTTGTATCCCTCAGGGAACATGGCATCAAGCTCATCATCTGTGAGAGGTCGGTTCCTTTCATCGATCTCTCGCTCCCACCTCCAGGCCTGCAGCTGCTCTGGGGTCATGCTCATCAAGTGACCTGTAATACCAGGACAGGCGGGTCAAAATAAACTCGCAATTCTCCAGTGAAGTTGGGTTGAAAGAAAGATACATCAGATGCCCCAAAACTACGATTACGTGATATTGATTATCTGCAAAATAACCAGTTAGGTTATTCATTTCGTATGTAGCGCAATAGAGACTTAATATTGAATCTCATGTTATGGCTCTAATCCTAAAATTTGGTGTAAAAGGTGCTTCATAGCTTGAAGTTATTCACATTGCATCTAAAAGATTAAAGGAcaacacacatttaaaaggcAATGCTTTCTTACCTGGTGTTGGAGTGGCCATGTTCATTGCTGGGGTTCCGATTGGGGTCTTTCCAGGAGTCAATAGTGGTGTTGAAGAGCCCATCTGGCTTGCGGGTGTTTCATCCCAACGGGACTTTCTCTTGCTAGCTCCCGGAGTTGGAGTCTCCCCCACGGACTCATCCCCCCTGTCTGTACGCGGGGTCTCAGCCCAGCCACTCCCGTGTCCCGGGGTTTCCCTCTCCGTCTTTGGGGTCTCGTCCCAACGATTTTTCCGAACGCTTCCTGTGGCCCCGCCGTGGCCGGGTGTGGCGTGACCCGGCGTGTCCCTGCCCGGTGTTGCCGCGCCAGCTGGTGTGTGGCTAGGTGTCGGGTCCCACATGCGTGAGCTGGGGGTGGCCCCAGGGGTCTCGCTGCCTTTGGGTCGGCCAGGGGTTTCATCCCATCGGCTGTTTGAAGGCGTGTGCGCCGGCGTGTGTCCAGGGGTCTGTAAAGTACCAGAAATATGTTAAGTTACATTTAGGAGATTCCCATTGTACAAGGTGGTGGCTGGACGCACGTCGACATTTGCATCAGCCTGATCCCAGCTGGACATCATTTTAGGGGTAGTATTGGTAGGGGTTTGGTCAGCCGTCTGGTCCCAGCGGCGCTTGCGTTTagcagcggcggcggcagcagcagcagcttggCTGGCAGCGGACCCATTGACAGCTTTCAGGTCACCTGACTTAGCCTTCTCTGCGAGCTGCAGACGAATCTCCCTCTGCACACCCATGTAAAAGCAAACGTTGGCAAACATGATCAAGTCAACATTACCTCGGCGAGTTATCTTTCGTTTACGCACCTCTTCTTTGGACAGGTTCTGCTCTCTCATGACGTCCACATAAGACCTCACCTGCAGCTTAGGGTCCGGCGTTTTGCCTCCTGCGCGAAAGAGCACCAACAAGAACAAAGTACACTCATTAGAGCACAGTCTCGGACCACTTGTGTTCTTCACACCAAGCACAAACAGTCAGCTAACCCTGACTCTCTTTAAATAATGGTCCACTctttaaaaactgaacattcctTCTGAATTACAAAGAAACATACGTGTTTACCCTTGCTTACATACAGATATAGGATCATAAGAAAAATACAAGCAAGGGCTTAAGTTTGTGGTGCGTTCATATAAGTGGATATAGCCATCACTGATGCAGAGAGGGTCCTGGGCTGCGCTCTTCAGAATACGTACACTTTCAGTGCCAAGGGTCCTTCTGCAGTCAGACTTCAACCAGCAGAAAAGCAGCCTAGAAAATTTCTCTTTACCATTAGTAACACTTTGGAAAAGGGTTTGAACTCACACACAACAGTATACTACCTGATTTGCATAATTTGTGCCActcaaaaaaggggaaaaaagaaaatgaaaatcaaatatGTTCTGTagggacaagaaaaaaaatgaagtgaatcCCAGTTAAAACTTGACTTTGAAGCTCGTCTTAAACTGCCATTAAAAATTAGattcaacatagataagtgtcAGGGCCCCTTTTGCTTGAGTTAATTATCATCTATAGAATAAAAATAGTGTCTTGACTTCCTTGCTAAAAATGTAGcaatttaaatattacagtCAAGACAGTTTATGAAATtctagaaatgaaaaaaaaaaaaaaaacacttgaaagGGTCTTTTGGGGAGTCAAAGAGTAGCTCCAGCTGGATTCAACGACTAGGAGCAAGTAGACCCTGACAAAAACTGACAAGTGCACAGTTCTCTCTGTGTCCCCCATAACCTACACAGGATGAGTTGCTGCGCTCTTAACAAGAGTGCAGTACAGGACTGGCAAAGCAGTACTGCTGTAGGAGAGAAATTAAGGACAGTTAGTATGGGCCTGTGGTATGGTGGCACACAATTTGCTTTGAGAACATATTTCTATTTTACAGAGAgcgttgtaaaataaaaatatattttataacaaCAATgtttgtacacatgtacacagctctctttcactctctctctctacatgcAGCTTTTTTAATAATGCCATTATTAAAGGTAATTGTGTTTGAAATACATTATTTTGGCTCGTGTGGTGCTACCAGGGATGGGCATATTTAaccaacattttaattttttaatctggtACTTGGTTGTGTGGCAATGACAGCCACATAGGTTACATCAACTTCCACTCAGATGAGAGAGACAGCCAAAACTAAACAATTCTCATAATTGATCACTGTTTAAACTCcaggaaaaaagagaaaaatcataATTTCTTAACACTATTTCAACTATGCTGCTCTCCACAACAGTAGCACCTACTTGGACACAAAACATTCTCTCAAATCAATTAAACAACCGCAAATGGGATGCAAGTTCGTTATGCCAGCAGAGTCAGGTATTATATCATTGCAGCTCAGGGTTTTCCCCAGTGAATTATAAGCCTGCCGGAATGCCAGGCTTTTCTCATGGTTTGTACGTGAACAAGCCTTTCCAAGCTCTGTCATTTCACTGAAATGcattggatatttttttgtattatttcttAAAAGTGTATTTCA
This window encodes:
- the sf3b1 gene encoding splicing factor 3B subunit 1 isoform X1, coding for MIFTDFLFQSRTTTTTKMAKIAKTHDDIEAQILEIQGMKASLVEEGDDQGVGLVSTGFYDQEIYGGSDSRFDGYVTSIAATEQEEDDEEDTATSLLGQKKQGYHAPVAILNAIPQSDEQYDPFAEHRPQKIAEREDEYKARRMQMIISPERLDPFADGGKTPDPKLQVRSYVDVMREQNLSKEEREIRLQLAEKAKSGDLKAVNGSAASQAAAAAAAAAKRKRRWDQTADQTPTNTTPKMMSSWDQADANVDTPGHTPAHTPSNSRWDETPGRPKGSETPGATPSSRMWDPTPSHTPAGAATPGRDTPGHATPGHGGATGSVRKNRWDETPKTERETPGHGSGWAETPRTDRGDESVGETPTPGASKRKSRWDETPASQMGSSTPLLTPGKTPIGTPAMNMATPTPGHLMSMTPEQLQAWRWEREIDERNRPLTDDELDAMFPEGYKVLPPPAGYVPIRTPARKLSATPTPIGGMTGFHMQVEDRTTKQMNDQPSGNLPFLKPDDIQYFDKLLVEVDESTLSPEEQKERKIMKLLLKIKNGTPPMRKAALRQITDKAREFGAGPLFNQILPLLMSPTLEDQERHLLVKVIDRILYKLDDLVRPYVHKILVVIEPLLIDEDYYARVEGREIISNLAKAAGLATMISTMRPDIDNMDEYVRNTTARAFAVVASALGIPSLLPFLKAVCKSKKSWQARHTGIKIVQQIAILMGCAILPHLRSLVEIIEHGLVDEQQKVRTISALAIAALAEAATPYGIESFDSVLKPLWKGIRQHRGKGLAAFLKAIGYLIPLMDAEYANYYTREVMLILIREFQSPDEEMKKIVLKVVKQCCGTDGVEANYIKTEILPPFFKHFWQHRMALDRRNYRQLVDTTVELANKVGAAEIISRIVDDLKDEAEQYRKMVMETIEKIMGNLGAADIDHKLEEQLIDGILYAFQEQTTEDSVMLNGFGTVVNALGKRVKPYLPQICGTVLWRLNNKSAKVRQQAADLISRTAVVMKTCQEEKLMGHLGVVLYEYLGEEYPEVLGSILGALKAIVNVIGMHKMTPPIKDLLPRLTPILKNRHEKVQENCIDLVGRIADRGAEYVSAREWMRICFELLELLKAHKKAIRRATVNTFGYIAKAIGPHDVLATLLNNLKVQERQNRVCTTVAIAIVAETCSPFTVLPALMNEYRVPELNVQNGVLKSLSFLFEYIGEMGKDYIYAVTPLLEDALMDRDLVHRQTASAVVQHMSLGVYGFGCEDSLNHLLNYVWPNVFETSPHVIQAVMGALEGLRVAIGPCRMLQYCLQGLFHPARKVRDVYWKIYNSIYIGSQDALIAHYPQVYNDDKNMYVRYELDYVL
- the sf3b1 gene encoding splicing factor 3B subunit 1 isoform X2; the protein is MREQNLSKEEREIRLQLAEKAKSGDLKAVNGSAASQAAAAAAAAAKRKRRWDQTADQTPTNTTPKMMSSWDQADANVDTPGHTPAHTPSNSRWDETPGRPKGSETPGATPSSRMWDPTPSHTPAGAATPGRDTPGHATPGHGGATGSVRKNRWDETPKTERETPGHGSGWAETPRTDRGDESVGETPTPGASKRKSRWDETPASQMGSSTPLLTPGKTPIGTPAMNMATPTPGHLMSMTPEQLQAWRWEREIDERNRPLTDDELDAMFPEGYKVLPPPAGYVPIRTPARKLSATPTPIGGMTGFHMQVEDRTTKQMNDQPSGNLPFLKPDDIQYFDKLLVEVDESTLSPEEQKERKIMKLLLKIKNGTPPMRKAALRQITDKAREFGAGPLFNQILPLLMSPTLEDQERHLLVKVIDRILYKLDDLVRPYVHKILVVIEPLLIDEDYYARVEGREIISNLAKAAGLATMISTMRPDIDNMDEYVRNTTARAFAVVASALGIPSLLPFLKAVCKSKKSWQARHTGIKIVQQIAILMGCAILPHLRSLVEIIEHGLVDEQQKVRTISALAIAALAEAATPYGIESFDSVLKPLWKGIRQHRGKGLAAFLKAIGYLIPLMDAEYANYYTREVMLILIREFQSPDEEMKKIVLKVVKQCCGTDGVEANYIKTEILPPFFKHFWQHRMALDRRNYRQLVDTTVELANKVGAAEIISRIVDDLKDEAEQYRKMVMETIEKIMGNLGAADIDHKLEEQLIDGILYAFQEQTTEDSVMLNGFGTVVNALGKRVKPYLPQICGTVLWRLNNKSAKVRQQAADLISRTAVVMKTCQEEKLMGHLGVVLYEYLGEEYPEVLGSILGALKAIVNVIGMHKMTPPIKDLLPRLTPILKNRHEKVQENCIDLVGRIADRGAEYVSAREWMRICFELLELLKAHKKAIRRATVNTFGYIAKAIGPHDVLATLLNNLKVQERQNRVCTTVAIAIVAETCSPFTVLPALMNEYRVPELNVQNGVLKSLSFLFEYIGEMGKDYIYAVTPLLEDALMDRDLVHRQTASAVVQHMSLGVYGFGCEDSLNHLLNYVWPNVFETSPHVIQAVMGALEGLRVAIGPCRMLQYCLQGLFHPARKVRDVYWKIYNSIYIGSQDALIAHYPQVYNDDKNMYVRYELDYVL